The following proteins come from a genomic window of Lytechinus pictus isolate F3 Inbred chromosome 1, Lp3.0, whole genome shotgun sequence:
- the LOC129256193 gene encoding lysosomal proton-coupled steroid conjugate and bile acid symporter SLC46A3-like: MTILDIISSGFRKCGLQLVLFLYIAGMTLQFPIWQNMIIHRLCLERYGVEVCDNLSKNPQAESEVQMVSSRLLTIQSIFTDIPGAIAALLLGSLSDKIGRKRVLLFPCCGSLLLSLVLLLQSIIPVVYLPLVILSCLIFGVSGGIQTFMTTAVNIITDTTPVEKRAVRISRTMPFFGLGMVVGMLCSGILPQFLSITQVYLLYTASQFIVVAVVLLFFDETLPKVEDESSNGDIKENKGNKNSYLGIVGLIKLIWSSVTVGINVLTSRENRPYRTALIVLLVAGMIANASAMIEFNLILLYTKRAPFLWSPKVYGIFSAFKSLMGIIGQAVGTGMVLGLLGERSLKNDFKLLQLGSISAILVTLFTAYASSTKFMMFAALFVLIGAPSRSANGSIVSRIVSPSQKGAFMSMGSFLNTLTTPILGGIYNGIYASSVETRPGLVFICMAVIHAFAFLIVRYVIANVPDSESTSEKTD; this comes from the exons ATGACTATCCTGGATATAATCAGCAGTGGCTTCAGGAAATGTGGTCTTCAGTTGGTCCTGTTCTTGTACATTGCTGGGATGACCTTACAGTTTCCTATATGGCAGAATATGATCATCCACCGTCTGTGCCTGGAACGATATGGGGTAGAAGTCTGTGACAACCTCTCTAAGAATCCTCAAGCAGAATCTGAAGTTCAAATGGTATCATCACGTCTTCTTACCATACAATCAATCTTCACTGATATCCCTGGTGCCATCGCTGCTTTGTTGTTGGGATCACTCAGTGACAAGATTGGTAGGAAGCGAGTCCTGCTCTTCCCATGTTGCGGTTCTCTTCTCTTGAGTCTCGTCCTACTTCTTCAGTCAATAATACCAGTTGTGTACTTACCCTTGGTCATCCTCAGCTGCTTGATTTTTGGTGTCAGCGGTGGGATCCAGACCTTCATGACTACCGCTGTGAACATCATCACAGACACCACCCCTGTAGAGAAGCGAGCTGTGCGTATAAGTCGCACCATGCCCTTCTTTGGTCTTGGGATGGTCGTCGGTATGCTTTGCTCGGGGATCCTTCCTCAATTTCTATCAATCACTCAAGTTTACCTTCTTTACACTGCTTCCCAGTTCATTGTCGTTGCTGTCGTTCTTCTTTTCTTTGACGAAACCCTTCCGAAAGTTGAAGATGAGTCGAGCAATGGGGATATCAAGGAAAACAAAGGCAATAAAAACAGCTATCTGGGTATTGTTGGTTTGATCAAACTCATATGGAGTAGTGTAACAGTAGGAATCAATGTTCTTACCTCAAGAGAGAATCGCCCCTACCGAACTGCTCTCATAGTGTTGTTGGTTGCGGGGATGATTGCTAACGCATCAGCAATGA TTGAATTCAATTTGATTCTCCTCTATACCAAACGAGCGCCTTTCCTGTGGTCACCCAAGGTATACGGTATATTTTCTGCCTTCAAAAGCCTTATGGGCATCATCGGCCAGGCCGTAGGTACCGGGATGGTACTAGGTCTCCTTGGCGAACGTTCTCTCAAGAATGATTTCAAGCTATTGCAGTTGGGCTCTATATCCGCCATCTTGGTAACTCTCTTTACAGCATATGCTTCGTCTACAAAGTTTATGATGTTCG CTGCCCTATTTGTACTAATTGGTGCACCTTCAAGATCAGCCAATGGTTCAATCGTCTCTCGTATTGTTAGCCCTAGTCAGAAAG GTGCCTTCATGTCCATGGGATCTTTCTTAAACACGCTGACCACTCCCATACTAGGTGGTATCTATAATGGTATCTATGCATCATCAGTCGAGACACGCCCTGGtcttgtttttatatgtatggcTGTTATTCATGCATTCGCATTCCTTATTGTCAG